One segment of Mycolicibacterium neworleansense DNA contains the following:
- a CDS encoding VOC family protein gives MNRREISEAVGPLGWRLVLGAVYTEVLVPSMADAAAAAAHAVRAAGSDAPGHLSIDIRSDRAVLRLRTHHAHAVTERDLELAGELSQALAAHGFELTTGPVAVQAIEIAIDALDIGAIRPFWKAVTGYVDEPGNVDLDAGLVDPFGRGPAIWFQQMDAPRPQRNRIHLDIDVIHDAAQARVDAALAAGGRLVSDRVAPRFWVLADAEGNEACICTWQGRD, from the coding sequence ATGAACCGCCGCGAGATCTCCGAGGCCGTCGGCCCGCTGGGCTGGCGCCTGGTGCTCGGTGCTGTCTACACCGAGGTGCTCGTGCCGTCGATGGCCGACGCGGCCGCAGCGGCCGCTCACGCAGTGCGCGCGGCCGGTTCTGATGCACCGGGGCATCTTTCGATCGACATCCGGTCCGACCGGGCCGTGCTGCGGCTGCGCACCCACCACGCCCACGCGGTGACCGAACGCGATCTGGAACTGGCCGGTGAGCTGTCACAGGCCTTGGCGGCCCACGGCTTCGAACTCACCACCGGGCCCGTGGCCGTCCAGGCGATCGAGATCGCGATCGACGCGCTCGACATCGGCGCCATCCGACCGTTCTGGAAGGCGGTCACGGGCTACGTCGACGAACCGGGGAACGTCGACCTCGACGCGGGTCTGGTCGATCCTTTCGGCCGTGGCCCGGCCATCTGGTTTCAGCAGATGGATGCGCCTCGCCCCCAGCGCAATCGGATCCACCTCGACATCGACGTCATCCACGACGCGGCGCAGGCCCGCGTCGATGCGGCCCTGGCCGCCGGCGGCAGGTTGGTCAGTGACCGCGTGGCACCGCGGTTCTGGGTCCTGGCCGACGCGGAGGGCAACGAGGCCTGCATCTGTACCTGGCAGGGCCGTGACTGA
- a CDS encoding MFS transporter yields the protein MTALNDAEREGLAARLPSWFPSWGFLSAVIAIGGMQLLATMDSTVAIVALPRIQDELGLSDAGRSWVITAYVLTFGGLMLLGGRLGDTIGRKRTFIVGVALFTIASILCGIAWNEATLVIARLLQGVGAAIASPTGLALVATTFPKGPARNLATAVFGAMTAIGSVMGLVVGGALTEVSWRLAFLVNVPIGLVMLYLARTALRETNRERMKLDAAGALLATLACTAAVFAFTQGPESGWLAPVTLGSGAVAAVCGIAFLIAERSAENPVVPFDLFHERNRVATFAAIFLAGGVLFTLTVLIGLYVQDILGYSALHAGIGFIPFVIGMGIGLGASSQIVRFFQPRIVVIAGGVLVLGAMLYGSTLHAGIPYFPNLVLPITIGGIGIGMIVVPLTLAAIAGVGFDRIGPASAIALMLQNLGGPLVLAIIQAVITSRTLYLGGITGPVKDMNGPQLAALDAGYTYGLLWVAAVAVLVGIAALFIGYTSEQVAHAQEVKDAIDSGELELD from the coding sequence ATGACGGCACTCAACGACGCCGAGCGCGAGGGCCTCGCCGCCCGCCTCCCGTCCTGGTTCCCGTCCTGGGGCTTCCTTTCCGCGGTCATCGCGATCGGCGGTATGCAACTGCTGGCCACCATGGACAGCACGGTCGCGATCGTCGCGTTGCCGCGGATCCAGGACGAGCTCGGCCTGTCCGACGCCGGACGTAGCTGGGTCATCACCGCCTACGTCCTCACCTTCGGCGGCCTGATGCTGCTCGGCGGACGACTCGGCGACACCATCGGTCGCAAACGCACCTTCATCGTCGGCGTCGCGTTGTTCACCATCGCCTCGATCCTGTGCGGCATCGCCTGGAACGAGGCGACCCTGGTGATCGCCCGGCTGCTGCAGGGTGTCGGTGCGGCCATCGCCTCGCCCACGGGACTCGCGCTGGTCGCGACCACCTTCCCCAAGGGCCCGGCGCGCAACCTGGCCACCGCCGTGTTCGGCGCCATGACTGCCATCGGCTCGGTGATGGGCCTGGTGGTCGGCGGTGCGCTCACCGAGGTGTCCTGGCGGCTGGCGTTCCTGGTCAACGTGCCCATCGGCCTGGTGATGCTCTACCTGGCCCGCACCGCCTTGCGTGAGACCAACCGCGAGCGGATGAAGCTCGACGCCGCAGGCGCCCTGCTGGCGACCCTGGCCTGCACGGCCGCGGTGTTCGCCTTCACCCAGGGCCCCGAGAGCGGCTGGCTGGCCCCGGTCACGCTGGGCTCCGGTGCGGTCGCCGCCGTCTGCGGCATCGCGTTCCTCATCGCCGAACGCAGCGCCGAGAACCCGGTGGTGCCATTCGACCTGTTCCACGAGCGCAACCGCGTCGCCACGTTCGCGGCGATCTTCCTAGCCGGCGGCGTGCTGTTCACCTTGACCGTGCTGATCGGCCTGTACGTCCAGGACATCCTCGGCTACAGCGCCCTTCACGCCGGCATCGGCTTCATCCCGTTCGTGATCGGTATGGGCATCGGCCTGGGCGCGTCGTCCCAGATCGTCCGGTTCTTCCAGCCCCGGATCGTGGTCATCGCGGGCGGTGTCCTGGTGCTCGGTGCGATGCTCTACGGCTCGACACTGCATGCCGGCATTCCTTACTTCCCGAACCTGGTGCTACCCATCACGATCGGCGGCATCGGCATCGGCATGATCGTGGTGCCGCTGACGCTGGCGGCGATCGCCGGGGTCGGCTTCGACCGCATCGGCCCGGCCTCGGCCATCGCCCTGATGCTGCAGAACCTCGGCGGTCCGCTGGTGCTGGCGATCATCCAGGCCGTCATCACCTCGCGCACGCTCTATCTGGGCGGGATCACCGGCCCGGTCAAGGACATGAACGGTCCGCAGCTTGCCGCCCTCGATGCGGGATACACCTACGGATTGCTCTGGGTGGCCGCGGTCGCGGTCCTGGTCGGCATTGCGGCATTGTTCATCGGCTACACCTCCGAACAGGTGGCACATGCCCAAGAGGTCAAGGACGCCATCGATTCCGGAGAGCTCGAGCTCGACTGA
- the cobA gene encoding uroporphyrinogen-III C-methyltransferase, translated as MTENAYLVGLRLSGKKVVVVGGGTVAQRRLPLLIAHGADVHVIARAASPAVEALSHDEPGITLQLRDFRAGDLDGAWYVLAATDDSEVNAAIAAEADERRIFCVRADVAREGSAVTPATFESDGLSVGVLAGGEHRRSAALRTAIHEALQRGLLTAESGDQPGEAPKGVALVGGGPGDPELITVRGRHLLARADVVVADRLAPQELLAELGPHVEVIDAAKIPYGRAMAQEAINQVLVDRARAGKFVVRLKGGDPFVFARGYEEVLACTEAGIPVTVVPGVTSAISVPALAGVPVTHRGMTHEFVVVSGHVAPGHPESLVNWNALAALTGTIVLLMAVERIELFTKALLDGGRPADTPVLVVQHGTTVAQRTLRATLADAPERIRADGIRPPAIIVIGPVAAFAG; from the coding sequence GTGACCGAGAATGCCTACCTCGTCGGCCTGCGCCTGTCGGGCAAGAAGGTCGTCGTTGTCGGCGGTGGAACCGTCGCGCAACGCCGGCTGCCCCTGCTGATCGCCCATGGCGCCGACGTACACGTGATCGCCCGGGCGGCCAGCCCCGCGGTGGAGGCGCTGTCGCACGACGAACCGGGTATCACCCTGCAGCTGCGTGACTTCCGCGCCGGGGATCTCGACGGTGCCTGGTATGTGCTCGCGGCCACCGATGATTCCGAGGTCAATGCCGCCATCGCCGCCGAAGCCGACGAGCGGCGCATCTTCTGCGTGCGGGCCGACGTGGCGCGCGAGGGATCGGCGGTGACCCCGGCGACCTTCGAATCCGACGGCCTTTCCGTGGGCGTCCTGGCCGGCGGCGAGCACCGTCGCTCGGCGGCCCTGCGCACCGCGATCCACGAGGCGCTGCAGCGCGGCCTGCTCACCGCCGAGTCCGGCGATCAGCCGGGGGAGGCGCCCAAGGGCGTGGCGCTGGTCGGCGGCGGCCCTGGCGATCCCGAGCTGATCACGGTGCGCGGACGACACCTGCTGGCCCGTGCCGACGTCGTCGTGGCCGACCGGCTCGCTCCCCAGGAGCTGCTGGCCGAACTCGGCCCCCACGTCGAGGTGATCGACGCGGCCAAGATCCCGTACGGACGGGCGATGGCGCAGGAGGCGATCAACCAGGTCCTGGTGGACCGGGCCCGCGCCGGCAAGTTCGTCGTCCGCCTCAAAGGCGGGGATCCGTTCGTCTTCGCCCGCGGTTACGAAGAAGTCCTGGCATGCACGGAAGCCGGCATTCCCGTCACCGTCGTCCCAGGTGTGACCAGTGCCATATCGGTGCCCGCGCTGGCCGGCGTACCGGTCACCCACCGGGGCATGACGCATGAGTTCGTGGTGGTCAGCGGCCATGTTGCGCCTGGGCATCCCGAATCGTTAGTCAATTGGAATGCGCTGGCGGCGTTGACCGGCACGATCGTGCTGCTGATGGCCGTCGAACGCATCGAGCTGTTCACCAAGGCGCTGCTGGATGGCGGCCGACCTGCGGATACGCCTGTCCTTGTGGTGCAACACGGGACGACTGTCGCGCAGCGCACCCTGCGGGCCACCCTCGCCGACGCGCCCGAGCGGATCCGGGCGGACGGCATTCGACCTCCGGCGATCATCGTGATCGGACCGGTGGCAGCCTTCGCCGGTTAA
- a CDS encoding cobyrinate a,c-diamide synthase has product MTTTGAVVIAAPASGSGKTTVATGLVGALRQAGHAVAPFKVGPDFIDPGYHALAAGRPGRNLDPVLVGEDLIGPLYRHGCTGADIAVVEGVMGLFDGRIEGQMTGIPRGSAAQVAGLLGAPVVLVVDARGQSHSIAALLHGFVTFDPAVRIAGVILNRVGSERHEAVLRQACEHAGVTVLGAIPRADELSVPSRHLGLITAVEHGRQARDAVAAMTALVARHVDLAAVVAASAAHVTAEPWSPVAESVTNVTVALAAGKAFSFSYAEHAELLRGAGAQVAEFDPLTEPLPAGTDALVLPGGFPEQFTAELSANDLVRQQIRDLVGRGAPVHAECAGLTYLVDDLDGVPMCGVLAGSARFTERLTLGYRDAVAVVDSCLHGAGDRVTGHEFHRTAVEFVDDLSPAWVFAGPGQTARRDGAVRRGVHAGYLHTHPAAHPEAITRFVATAATTKLGG; this is encoded by the coding sequence GTGACCACCACCGGCGCGGTGGTTATCGCCGCACCGGCATCGGGTAGCGGGAAAACCACCGTGGCAACCGGTTTGGTCGGCGCGCTGCGCCAGGCCGGACATGCGGTGGCGCCGTTCAAGGTCGGTCCGGACTTCATCGACCCCGGCTATCACGCCCTGGCCGCCGGCCGTCCGGGCCGCAACCTGGACCCGGTGCTCGTCGGAGAGGACCTGATCGGCCCGCTGTACCGGCACGGCTGTACCGGCGCCGACATCGCGGTCGTCGAGGGCGTCATGGGCCTGTTCGACGGTCGCATCGAGGGGCAGATGACCGGCATCCCCCGCGGTTCGGCGGCTCAGGTCGCCGGCCTGCTTGGGGCGCCCGTGGTGCTGGTGGTCGATGCCCGCGGGCAGAGCCACAGCATCGCCGCACTGCTGCACGGCTTCGTCACGTTCGACCCGGCGGTGCGGATCGCCGGGGTGATTCTCAACCGGGTCGGCTCCGAGCGGCACGAGGCGGTGTTGCGTCAGGCCTGTGAGCACGCCGGTGTGACGGTGCTCGGTGCGATTCCGCGGGCCGACGAATTATCGGTGCCCTCAAGGCATCTCGGCCTCATCACGGCTGTCGAACACGGTCGTCAGGCGCGCGACGCGGTGGCCGCCATGACCGCCCTGGTGGCCCGGCACGTGGATCTGGCGGCCGTCGTCGCCGCATCCGCTGCCCACGTGACCGCCGAGCCGTGGAGCCCCGTGGCCGAGTCGGTGACCAACGTCACGGTGGCCCTGGCCGCGGGTAAGGCGTTCAGCTTCAGCTATGCCGAGCACGCCGAACTGCTGCGCGGGGCCGGGGCGCAGGTCGCCGAGTTCGATCCGCTGACCGAACCACTGCCCGCCGGCACGGACGCACTGGTGCTGCCAGGCGGGTTCCCCGAACAGTTCACCGCCGAACTGTCGGCCAACGATCTTGTCCGGCAGCAGATCAGAGACCTGGTCGGGCGCGGGGCACCGGTGCACGCCGAATGTGCCGGCCTGACCTATCTGGTCGACGACCTCGACGGCGTACCGATGTGCGGCGTGCTGGCCGGCTCGGCACGGTTCACCGAGCGGCTCACCCTGGGTTACCGCGACGCGGTCGCGGTAGTCGACTCCTGCCTGCACGGGGCCGGTGACCGCGTCACCGGACACGAATTCCACCGGACCGCAGTGGAATTCGTCGACGACCTATCGCCGGCCTGGGTGTTCGCCGGACCCGGCCAGACGGCTCGGCGCGACGGCGCGGTGCGCCGTGGTGTGCACGCCGGATACCTGCACACCCACCCCGCGGCGCATCCGGAGGCCATCACCCGGTTCGTGGCGACAGCAGCAACCACTAAGCTCGGCGGGTGA
- the cobO gene encoding cob(I)yrinic acid a,c-diamide adenosyltransferase has translation MPQGQPLTVPDDGLTTKARRNAPLLAVHTGAGKGKSTAAFGMALRAWNQGFSVAVFQFVKSAKWKVGEEAVFGQLGRLHDEHGAGGPVEWHKMGSGWSWTRKHGTDVDHAAAAADGWAEIKRRLADERHDFYVLDEFTYPLKWGWVDVDEVIEVLANRPGTQHVVITGRDAPQGLIDAADLVTEMTKVKHPMDAGRKGQKGIEW, from the coding sequence ATGCCACAGGGACAACCGCTGACCGTCCCCGACGACGGCCTGACCACCAAGGCCCGGCGCAACGCGCCGCTGCTGGCCGTGCACACCGGAGCCGGGAAGGGCAAGTCGACCGCGGCCTTCGGAATGGCATTGCGGGCGTGGAACCAGGGGTTCTCGGTGGCGGTGTTCCAGTTCGTCAAGAGTGCGAAGTGGAAGGTGGGGGAGGAGGCCGTGTTCGGGCAGCTCGGCCGGCTGCACGACGAACACGGTGCCGGCGGTCCCGTCGAGTGGCACAAGATGGGCTCGGGTTGGTCCTGGACGCGTAAGCACGGTACCGACGTCGATCATGCGGCGGCCGCCGCCGACGGCTGGGCCGAGATCAAACGCCGGCTGGCCGACGAACGCCACGATTTCTACGTGCTCGACGAGTTCACCTATCCGCTCAAGTGGGGCTGGGTCGATGTCGACGAGGTGATCGAGGTGCTGGCCAACCGGCCCGGCACCCAACATGTGGTGATCACCGGACGCGATGCCCCGCAGGGCTTGATCGATGCCGCGGACCTGGTGACGGAGATGACCAAGGTCAAGCACCCGATGGATGCCGGCCGCAAAGGCCAGAAGGGCATCGAGTGGTGA
- a CDS encoding magnesium chelatase subunit D family protein has translation MTVETHTYPFSALVGQDRLRLALLLCAVHPEIGGVLIRGEKGTAKSTAVRGLAAVLSAVDDDARLVELPIGATEDRVVGSLDLQKVLRDGEHAFSPGLLARAHGGVLYVDEVNLLHDHLVDVLLDAAAMGRVHVEREGISHSHESRFVLIGTMNPEEGELRPQLLDRFGLTVDVAASRDVDVRVEVIRARMAFEADPRAFTDRYADADAELAGRIAAARAAIGSVVLPDTELRRIAALCAAFDVDGMRADLVVARTAVAHAAWRGAATVTEEDIRVAAELALPHRRRRDPFDDPGLDPDRLEEAMQQAGESAAQPGQDTEPPDPDFDPDFDPPGGGADTGSESTVPQGNSKQSSTRPSAPPSAVFRTRALVVPGVGEGAPGRRSRARNRTGTPIGATAEPGSGHGLHMFATLLAAAGRQQGAGLPRPRPEDIRRAVREGREGNLVIFVVDASGSMAARDRMSAVTGATLSLLRDAYQRRDKVAVITFRRDDAQVLLPPTTSVHIAGRRLARFDTGGKTPLAQGLMAARDLVIREKARDRARRTLVVVLTDGRATGGPDPLGRTRQAAAALVAEGAAAVVVDCETSFVRLGLAGQLAEQLGAPAVRLEQLRAAELTRLVQHQTAA, from the coding sequence ATGACCGTCGAGACCCATACCTATCCCTTCAGCGCACTGGTGGGGCAGGACCGGCTGCGGCTGGCCCTGCTGTTGTGCGCGGTGCATCCGGAGATCGGCGGCGTGCTGATCCGCGGCGAGAAGGGAACCGCGAAATCCACCGCGGTACGCGGCCTGGCCGCGGTGTTGTCGGCGGTCGACGACGACGCTCGCCTGGTCGAGCTGCCCATCGGTGCCACCGAGGACCGGGTGGTCGGCTCGCTGGACCTGCAGAAGGTGCTGCGCGACGGTGAGCACGCCTTCTCGCCGGGCCTGCTGGCCCGCGCCCATGGCGGAGTTCTCTACGTCGACGAGGTCAACCTGCTGCACGACCATCTGGTCGACGTGCTGCTCGATGCCGCTGCGATGGGCCGGGTACATGTTGAGCGCGAAGGTATTTCGCATTCGCACGAATCCCGGTTCGTGCTGATCGGCACGATGAACCCCGAGGAAGGCGAGCTGCGTCCCCAGCTGCTGGACCGATTCGGGCTGACCGTGGATGTGGCCGCCTCACGTGACGTCGATGTACGCGTCGAGGTGATCCGGGCCAGGATGGCGTTCGAGGCGGACCCGCGGGCTTTCACCGATCGGTATGCGGATGCCGACGCCGAGTTGGCAGGTCGCATCGCCGCGGCCCGGGCCGCGATCGGCTCGGTGGTGCTGCCCGACACCGAACTGCGCCGGATCGCCGCACTGTGCGCGGCGTTCGACGTCGACGGGATGCGTGCCGACCTCGTGGTCGCGCGCACCGCCGTTGCTCATGCGGCCTGGCGCGGCGCCGCCACGGTCACCGAAGAGGACATCCGGGTGGCCGCCGAACTGGCACTGCCGCACCGGCGCCGGCGCGATCCGTTCGACGATCCTGGGCTGGACCCCGACCGCCTCGAGGAGGCCATGCAGCAGGCGGGGGAGTCCGCCGCGCAGCCGGGGCAGGACACCGAGCCACCAGACCCGGATTTCGACCCTGATTTCGACCCTCCCGGTGGTGGAGCCGATACCGGTTCGGAAAGCACAGTGCCGCAGGGAAATTCGAAGCAGTCCAGCACCCGACCGAGCGCTCCGCCGTCGGCGGTGTTCCGGACCAGGGCATTGGTGGTGCCCGGGGTCGGTGAGGGTGCCCCCGGTCGCCGTTCGCGGGCCCGCAACCGCACCGGCACGCCGATCGGGGCCACCGCGGAACCCGGCAGCGGGCACGGGCTGCACATGTTCGCCACCCTGCTCGCCGCCGCGGGCCGTCAACAGGGTGCGGGCCTGCCCCGGCCTCGCCCCGAAGACATCCGGCGCGCGGTACGTGAGGGCCGCGAAGGCAATCTGGTGATCTTCGTCGTCGACGCCTCCGGGTCGATGGCCGCCCGCGACCGGATGTCGGCCGTCACCGGCGCGACGCTGTCGCTGCTGCGCGACGCCTACCAGCGCCGTGACAAGGTCGCCGTGATCACCTTCCGCCGCGACGACGCCCAGGTGCTGCTCCCGCCCACCACCTCGGTGCACATCGCCGGTCGCCGGCTGGCCCGGTTCGACACCGGGGGCAAAACTCCGCTGGCGCAGGGCCTGATGGCCGCTCGCGATCTCGTGATCCGCGAGAAGGCCCGCGACCGGGCCCGGCGCACCCTGGTGGTGGTGCTCACCGACGGCCGCGCCACCGGAGGCCCGGATCCGTTGGGCCGCACCAGGCAAGCCGCGGCCGCGTTGGTGGCCGAGGGGGCCGCCGCCGTGGTGGTGGACTGTGAAACATCTTTTGTGCGACTGGGTTTGGCCGGTCAACTGGCCGAACAGCTGGGTGCGCCGGCAGTGCGGCTCGAACAATTGCGCGCGGCCGAGCTGACCCGGCTCGTCCAGCACCAGACGGCCGCCTGA
- a CDS encoding GNAT family N-acetyltransferase, which translates to MTVALRRSWAKDLDVPTLYELLKLRVEVFVVEQATPYPELDGRDLLAETRHFWLESPDGEVISTLRLMEEHPGGEKAFRIGRVCTKRTDRGRGHTARLMQAALAEVGDYPCHINAQTYLVDMYGRHGFVRDGDEFLDDGIPHVPMVRPGADVTRERV; encoded by the coding sequence ATGACGGTCGCACTACGCCGCAGCTGGGCCAAGGACCTCGACGTACCAACGCTTTACGAGCTGCTCAAGCTTCGTGTCGAGGTGTTCGTGGTGGAACAGGCAACTCCGTACCCGGAGCTCGACGGCCGCGATCTGCTCGCCGAGACCCGCCATTTCTGGCTGGAAAGCCCTGACGGGGAAGTCATTTCGACGCTGCGCCTGATGGAGGAGCATCCCGGCGGCGAGAAGGCGTTCCGGATCGGCAGGGTGTGCACCAAGCGCACTGACCGGGGCCGCGGGCACACCGCCCGGCTCATGCAGGCGGCCCTGGCCGAGGTCGGCGACTATCCGTGCCACATCAATGCTCAGACCTACCTGGTCGACATGTACGGCCGGCACGGATTCGTCCGCGACGGCGACGAATTCCTCGACGACGGCATCCCGCATGTGCCGATGGTGCGCCCCGGGGCCGATGTAACGCGAGAGCGAGTTTGA
- the mqo gene encoding malate dehydrogenase (quinone): MSATLGALIRLLEPDWSITMIERLDGAAAESSDPWNNAGTGHSALCELNYTPELSDGSIDTTKAINVNEQFQVSRQFWAYAAENGVLSDVRGFLNPIPHVSFVHGAANVDYLKRRHEALVGNPLFASMEFIDDKDEFSRRLPFMAAKRDFSDPVALNWSQHGTDVDFGALSRQLIGFTAQRGMNTLFGHEVRNLHKESDGSWTVKVTNRRTGLKRKFNAKFVFVGAGGGALPLLQKSGIPEAKGFGGFPVGGAFLRTDNQTLTAGHQAKVYGLPPLGAPPMSVPHLDTRVINGKSWLLFGPFAGWTPKFLKQGKFTDLPLSVKPNNIMSMLGVGLTEMGLVNYLVGQLLLSEAARVETLREFAPSAVDSDWELDIAGQRVQVIRRKGAGGVLEFGTTVLTAADGSIAGLLGASPGASTAVPAMLDVLERCFTDRYQSWLPKLKEMVPSLGTKLSNEPGLFDEVWAWGTKALKLDVPVTA, from the coding sequence ATGAGCGCGACCCTCGGCGCTCTGATCCGGCTGCTGGAGCCGGACTGGTCCATCACCATGATCGAGCGGCTCGACGGTGCCGCCGCGGAGAGCAGTGATCCGTGGAACAACGCGGGCACCGGACACTCGGCACTGTGTGAGCTGAACTACACCCCCGAACTGTCCGATGGTTCCATCGACACCACCAAGGCCATCAACGTCAACGAGCAGTTCCAGGTGTCGCGGCAGTTCTGGGCCTACGCGGCCGAGAACGGCGTGCTGTCCGATGTGCGCGGCTTCCTGAACCCGATCCCGCACGTCAGCTTCGTGCACGGGGCTGCCAACGTCGACTACCTCAAGCGCCGCCACGAGGCGCTCGTCGGCAACCCGCTGTTCGCCTCGATGGAATTCATCGACGACAAGGACGAGTTCTCCCGCCGGTTGCCGTTCATGGCCGCCAAGCGGGATTTTTCCGATCCGGTGGCGCTGAACTGGTCACAGCACGGCACCGACGTCGATTTCGGCGCGCTGTCGCGCCAGCTCATCGGCTTCACCGCGCAGCGCGGGATGAACACCCTGTTCGGTCATGAGGTGCGCAACCTGCACAAGGAATCCGACGGCAGCTGGACGGTCAAGGTCACCAACCGGCGCACCGGCCTCAAGCGCAAGTTCAACGCCAAGTTCGTGTTCGTCGGCGCCGGCGGCGGTGCGCTGCCGCTGCTGCAGAAGTCGGGCATCCCGGAGGCCAAGGGTTTCGGCGGATTCCCGGTCGGCGGCGCGTTCCTGCGGACCGACAACCAGACCCTGACCGCGGGCCATCAGGCCAAGGTGTACGGCCTCCCGCCGCTGGGTGCCCCGCCGATGTCGGTGCCGCACCTGGACACCCGCGTGATCAACGGCAAATCCTGGCTGCTGTTCGGGCCGTTCGCCGGTTGGACGCCGAAGTTCCTCAAGCAGGGCAAGTTCACCGACCTGCCATTGTCGGTCAAGCCCAACAACATCATGTCCATGCTCGGTGTCGGACTCACCGAGATGGGTCTGGTCAACTACCTGGTCGGCCAGCTGCTGCTCAGCGAGGCCGCGCGGGTCGAGACCTTGCGGGAATTCGCGCCCAGCGCAGTCGATTCCGACTGGGAGCTGGACATCGCCGGCCAGCGTGTGCAGGTGATCCGGCGCAAGGGTGCCGGTGGTGTGCTGGAGTTCGGCACCACCGTGCTCACGGCGGCCGACGGCAGCATCGCCGGCCTGCTCGGCGCCTCGCCTGGCGCGTCCACCGCGGTACCGGCCATGCTCGACGTGCTGGAGCGCTGCTTCACCGATCGCTACCAGAGCTGGCTGCCCAAGCTCAAGGAGATGGTGCCGTCGCTGGGGACCAAGTTGTCCAACGAGCCCGGCCTGTTCGACGAAGTCTGGGCGTGGGGGACCAAGGCGCTCAAGCTGGACGTCCCTGTGACTGCGTGA